In Brachypodium distachyon strain Bd21 chromosome 2, Brachypodium_distachyon_v3.0, whole genome shotgun sequence, one genomic interval encodes:
- the LOC100846495 gene encoding protein ANTAGONIST OF LIKE HETEROCHROMATIN PROTEIN 1: MPNRRRKRDLPPPASAKAGAAAGEEEEEEQNNNGIDINDMPAAHILASLDHHRAIPFLRLNSSAAAEKPDLDGQGPSKRLAVVPPAPSALAALLPAMSLQLQRRLWVKDRSSEWWEQRSSASYPDDAFRRDFRMSRATFAMVCDALGAAVAKEDTALRAAIPVPQRVAVCVWRLATGEPLREVSKRFGIGISTCHKLVLEVSAAIRSILMPRFLQWASTAEAQARQKARFEACSGVPGVVGAMLTAHVPIIAPKLSVAAYFNRRHTERNGKTSYSVTLQGVVGPDGAFTDVCIGWPGSMPDDQVLARSALHNRAANGGMPAGSWVVAGASFPLTDWTLVPYTHHNLTWTQHAFNDKVAGIRLVAVRAFRRLKARWVCLQKRTEVKLQDLPVVLGACCVLHNICEIRGEPLAPDLLKTEAMLNDLDADNPAVPENPVRSEAAAVARDKIAHDLLHRGHAGTRFF; this comes from the coding sequence ATGCCCAATCGCCGCCGGAAACGCGACCTTCCTCCACCTGCTTCTGCTaaagccggcgccgccgccggcgaggaggaggaggaggagcagaacAACAACGGCATCGACATCAACGACATGCCCGCCGCCCACATCCTCGCCTCCCTCGACCACCACCGCGCAATCCCCTTCCTCCGCCTcaactcctccgccgccgccgagaagCCGGATTTGGACGGGCAAGGGCCGTCCAAGCGCCTTGCCGTCGTTCCTCCGGCTCCATCGGCcctggcggcgctgctgccggcgatgtcgctccagctgcagcggcggctgtGGGTCAAGGACCGGTCGAGCGAGTGGTGGGAGCAGCGGAGCAGCGCCAGCTACCCGGACGACGCCTTCCGTCGCGACTTCCGCATGTCCCGCGCCACCTTCGCCATGGTCTGCGACGCGctgggcgccgccgtcgccaagGAAGACACCGccctccgcgccgccatccccgTCCCGCAACGCGTCGCCGTCTGCGTCTGGCGGCTCGCCACCGGGGAGCCGCTCCGGGAGGTGTCGAAGCGGTTCGGGATCGGCATCTCCACCTGCCACAAGCTCGTGCTCGAGGTCAGCGCCGCCATCCGCTCCATCCTCATGCCCCGCTTCCTCCAATGGGCCTCCACGGCGGAGGCCCAGGCCCGACAAAAGGCCCGCTTCGAGGCCTGCTCCGGCGTGCCGGGCGTCGTGGGCGCCATGCTCACGGCCCACGTGCCCATCATCGCCCCCAAGCTCTCCGTCGCCGCCTACTTCAACCGCCGCCACACGGAGCGCAACGGCAAGACGTCCTACTCCGTCACGCTCCAGGGCGTCGTCGGCCCCGACGGCGCCTTCACCGACGTCTGCATCGGCTGGCCCGGATCCATGCCCGACGACCAGGTGCTCGCCCGCTCCGCGCTCCACAACCGCGCCGCCAACGGCGGCATGCCCGCCGGGTCATgggtcgtcgccggcgccagcTTCCCGCTCACCGACTGGACGCTCGTGCCCTACACGCACCACAACTTGACATGGACGCAGCACGCCTTCAACGACAAGGTCGCCGGGATCCGGCTGGTCGCCGTCCGCGCCTTCCGCCGGCTCAAGGCACGCTGGGTGTGCCTCCAGAAGCGCACCGAGGTCAAGCTCCAGGACCTCCCCGTCGTGCTGGGGGCCTGCTGCGTGCTGCACAACATCTGCGAGATCAGAGGGGAGCCGCTCGCGCCGGACCTGCTCAAGACGGAGGCCATGCTCAATGACCTGGACGCCGACAACCCCGCCGTGCCCGAGAATCCGGTCAGGTCCGAGGCCGCAGCCGTTGCCAGGGACAAGATCGCGCACGACCTGCTCCACCGTGGCCATGCCGGCACCAGATTCTTCTGA
- the LOC100846802 gene encoding probable protein phosphatase 2C 53 (The RefSeq protein has 2 substitutions compared to this genomic sequence) gives MDDDSLGAAPPPLDSNGPDPRDDDDDASASACGSPCSVASDCSTVASADLDALLLSATAANLALSSPPSLLLLDDAPPPAAAEAAATSSGGRRTSVFALDAPPLWGLESVCGRRPEMEDAAAVLPRFHRLPLSMLSAPADPGADGLDRASFRLPAHFFAVYDGHGGAQVADHCRGELHNALVRELRAAELHDDHQAADPKKRWEKAFVDCFRRVDAEVAAKAADTVGSTAVVAVVCSSHVVVANCGDSRAVLCRGKEPVPLSLDHKPNREDEYARIEALGGKVIQWNGYRVLGVLAMSRSIGDRYLKPYIIPVPEVTVVARARDDECLVLASDGLWDVLSNEEVCDAARKRILLWHKKNAAAAVARGSDGGSPDPAAQAAAEYLSKLALQKGSKDNITVLVVDLKAHRKFRSKPDNNNRQTDRQ, from the exons ATGGACGACGACTCCCtaggcgccgcgccgccgccgctcgacaGCAACGGACCGGACCCacgcgacgacgacgacgatgccTCGGCCTCCGCGTGCGGGAGCCCGTGCTCCGTCGCCAGCGACTGCAGCACCGTCGCCTCCGCCGACCTCgacgcgctcctcctctccgccaccgccgccaacctcgccctctcctccccgccctcgctcctcctcctcgacgatgccccatcccccgccgccgccgaggccgccgctaccagcagcggcggcaggaggacgAGCGTGTTCGCGctcgacgcgccgccgctctgGGGTCTCGAGTCCGTCTGCGGACGCCGCCCGGAGATGGAGGACGCGGCCGCCGTGCTGCCGCGCTTCCACCGCCTCCCGCTCTCGATGCTCTCCGCGCCCGCCGACCCCGGCGCTGACGGGCTCGACCGCGCCTCCTTCCGCCTCCCGGCCCACTTCTTCGCCGTCTAcgacggccacggcggcgcccaGGTCGCCGACCACTGCCGCGGCGAGCTCCACAACGCGCTCGTCCGCGAgctgcgcgccgccgagctgcACGACGACCACCAAGCTGCGGACCCCAAGAAGCGCTGGGAGAAGGCGTTCGTCGACTGCTTCCGCCGCGTCGACGCCGAGGtcgccgccaaggccgccgacACCGTCGGGTCCACGGCCGTGGTCGCCGTCGTCTGCTCCTCgcacgtcgtcgtcgccaaCTGCGGCGACTCCCGGGCCGTGCTCTGCCGCGGCAAGGAGCCGGTGCCGCTCTCCCTCGACCACAAG CCCAACAGGGAAGACGAGTACGCGAGGATCGAGGCGCTGGGCGGCAAGGTTATCCAGTGGAATGGCTACCGAGTTCTCGGCGTTCTTGCCATGTCCCGCTCCATTG GTGACAGATACCTGAAACCTTACATAATCCCGGTCCCGGAGGTGACGGTGGTGGCCCGTGCAAGAGACGACGAGTGCCTCGTCCTCGCAAGCGACGGCCTCTGGGATGTTCTGTCAAACGAAGAGGTGTGCGACGCTGCTCGCAAGCGGATACTTCTGTGGCACAAGAAAAACGCCACTGCTGCCGTTGCCCGAGGAAGCGACGGTGGCTCGCCGGATCCAGCAGCTCAGGCGGCCGCCGAGTACCTGTCCAAGCTTGCGCTCCAGAAGGGAAGCAAGGACAACATCACCGTCCTGGTGGTCGACCTCAAGGCCCATAGGAAGTTCAGGAGCAAACCTGACAATAAcaacagacagacagacagacagtaG